The following is a genomic window from Plasmodium yoelii strain 17X genome assembly, chromosome: 12.
aaaaaaaaaaattaaaagaaaataagaGTCtagcattatatatatgtgatataatacaaatattagATGGATCTGAatctacattttttaaaaaaaaagaagaagagAAGAGTTTATCCATTGAAATTATAAGTATAGATCGAAATTTAAGAATTACCTTTTTAGATATTCAAAGATGGAAAATGTGGCTTTTTGGCTTAATGTACTATCATTATAAATTAGTTAATAAAAGTTCAAGAGAgcgaaaaaaattaaaacctTTTATATACGAgtctaataaattatatgataattatataatatcagGATTAAAAGATATTAATGTTTTAACATTAtcacaattatatattattttaagaagtttaaatatttatataaacatgaaaatattatatcattatttttctatatataaaaataaaggcactataaattattatggttttacaaaaatattagaacatatattttcaaataatcATATTTCTATTCATTTTAATATGTACAAAAACAATGATTCAAAttatatagataaaaatcaatttattaattttttaattgataTACAATGTGAAGGAAAATCTGAAGAACgtatatttaaaattcaCAAAAAAGATAATTACCCTCGTTTAATTCAAGATAAAGTTGAACAAAAcgagataaaaaaaaaagaagataatCACGCACAAAATTGGAATAATAATCAAGTCTATACAAATCAACATATTATTAAAGACAAAAATGAACATAATATTAGTGAAAATATTtctaatgataataaaatatcgaaAAATAATTCTATGATTGATGAAATAACAAATGGTTATGATTTAGATTATTGTGAATGGAGAAATTTAATGAAAACATTAGATATTAGTGACAATCAAAATGAGCATAATTTACAATGTAATGCTAATATCGAACTCAACAGTTTTATGGTTTCTGACCATTCAAAACAATATGATAAAGATTATGCAAtgattttaaatatattgagAGATAAATATGGAGTTTATTCTACTActaattataatgataagTTTTATATGAACTCACATAACAaatcagaaaaaaaatataaacgtgaaatatatacatatgaagAAAACAACAGAAAAGAACAAACTAATGAAATCTCTAaagaagataaaaataaagacgatttttattttatacgaaccaatattatatataagtcattaaatacaataaaaaaatataatattccaTTTGTTATAATCAATGAAGGTAATCATTATTTGACACAAATTGGAttagtttattttttgttatcaAAAGAAAATAGTATTATGTGCCCAGAATATGCTAAGGTATATCAAAATATGAACTTGCCTTTATGTAATTATTGGATTAATAGTAGTCACAATAGTTACTTAGGTagaaaacaaatatttagTGCAAGTAGTATcgaacaatatatatatatattaatagatGGGTGTAGATGTGTTGAATTTGATtgctattattttaataaaaatattgttgtATATCATGGTTTATATGGGTACAAATTAACATCATCCATATTATTTTGTGACACTTTAATTGCTTGCAAAATGTTTGGATTTTCAACATCACCCTATCCAATAATATTGTCATTAGAAATTCATTGTAAagataaacataaaaatttaatcgcaaaaattttaatatatatattaggtAATCAACTTTATATACCCAAAACAAAAGAcgaaattaataatataacacCAAATAATTGCAGAAATAAATTCTtagttaaatataaacattttgataataattataCTTCAAGCTTTTATAGCATATTTGAAGGCTTAAAAAATGTCATGTATGACGAATTAGGATACTTCTCAGATATTATTAATGAACAGGAAGACATAGATGTTGATGAACCCAAAGAATATcaaattatagaaaaaaaaaatgaaaaatataataaaattagcaTTGAAAATCAAAATATGGAACCAGAAGATCGGGTTAATAATTATATCGAACAAAATAATTCTAAAAATActagttataaaaataatcaagttcagaaaacaaataaaaatagtgatCAAAATAATTTGTGTGGTAATGAAAATGTCTCACAAAGGGACCGACATGAAGTGGACAGTAATTACAGTAGTAGCTCTAGTAGTAATTGcctatatgaaaataatactatTCATAAAACTCAAATTGATGAAAAGTATAGAAAAAATGATAACTGctcaaataataattcagGATTCAATAATAGTAGCGTTCCCAATAATACTAACACTTCAGATTCTATTACAAATTGTGGTAAAAATATGTCTGAAACTGCTCATATGTCAAAGgaggaatataaaaaaaaacaagataacgaaaaatataaaaataatatattaaacaaaTGCTCATGCTTAAAAGGATATGTATTTAGAAATTTCCAAGAAAATAGAACATACAATGAAATATGTTCTATTagtgaaaataaatttataaaattaattaaaaaaaatgaagacgATGTTATCAAATATAACCAAAAAACATTAACACGTGTATATCCATCTGGTACTAGATTAGCTTCAACAAATTTTAACCCACTTATTTTTTGGAGTGCTGGAATACAATTTGTTGCATTAAATTATCAATATAATGGATTAAGCATGTTATTAAATAAAGGGCGATTTTTAGAAAATGGAGGAAAACATTCAGGTTATATATTAAAGCCCGAATTATTAcgatttaataaaaaacatgATTATAATGTCTTATCattaaatatacaaatattatcattacaCCAAATTAATTTGCTATTttcaattaaaaataaatatcaagaaaaaaaattaaaaaaggaacTATTCAAAATGGACATGATTCAACGTATACAAactcataaaaaaattagcaataaaaggaaaaaatttAAGTATTTGCAAAAATTGGAAAGAGAAAAGAAAAGCCCACTTCTTTCAGATATACAATCAGATgatagcaaaaaaaaaaaaaaaattagtaatgaaacattattaaaaaaatttaaagataatgaCAACGATGTtaattatattcataaaaaattcgcaaatattgaaaaagaaTATGAAGATATGTTGACAGaatataaatcatttttGTTATGTTCCACATTATCCCATAGCAGTAGTTTTAATAGTTGTAGTAGCGTTACAACAACATCAAATAATACTACagattcaaataaaaaagtatCATCTaaatccaaaaaaaaaaatttttaccAGGCTTTTctagaattaaaaaaagcaaataatttatttttctatcTCTACGTTACTATTTCTATACATGGTTATAATGAgcaaaaatgttattttaaAACAGAAATCGCCAAAGTTAACTTCTATGACATAAATTATTGGTAAGTTCGTAATTAAAATTGAATTTGCTTTTCATCATATAAAACATGAACATAAAAGTTTAAATAGCTAAATTTACAATTTTTCATatgttaatttatttaaacattttaaaattattttcctCACTTTCTTAGCTGGTCCAAACCATCTAACTTCCAAATGAAAATAGTGCACCCATCACTGGCTCTTATTGTATTTGAATTAAAATCATATGTAAGTTAacaaaatgtattatttttcacaCATTTctaagaaataataaattaaattaaattaaataaaatatccaAATTGTGACTACATATAAtgtttatacattttttaatgacCAAGTAaaagcatatatatttttttttttatacaggACACTGTAAAAAGTGATATTATTGCATGTGCTTGTTTCCCAGTGAAATGTCTAAGAGAAGggtaaagaaaaataaaatacaaaaacgaaaaaaatgaacaacaAAATTAGTTTTTGTCTTTGCATAAATATTTCTAAAACATTTGTTTATCATTGatatttatgatttttttttaaatgtagTATTCGATTCGTTCCGCTGTGTGACAAACATTTAAAAGACATAAAAGGATCAGGAATTTTAGTTAACTTgaaatttgataaaataacTGAGAATATTTAACAATACGTCtttatttatgtttaaaGATTGTGagattatatatgaaattttatatggtttatatattaattttcattttgtaatttttttttaagctatgttttgtttttaattttattttgtctgCATGACGAAAATATTTGTTAAGGTTCAACGTATGTTTtgtcatatttttaattatgttatatacatacaataTACGTTGCATTTGTTTAAgcatttattaaaacttaATGGGGAATTTCCCTTTTTTCCATTAAACTCTATAAGTCACTTATTTAAACAAATAgagtatattttataatattatacaaaattattattgttactgttataaaagtaaatatattttaaaaaaattagatatatttatgaagaaatatatataaatatagttGTGTAtattaagaaaatataatttaataattataattttttaatttttcttaatACACACTATAGAGGGTGAACATAAATTATGAATGATAACGTGCTCTAGTATGATAAAAAAGGTAACAATTGcaataaaaatcaaaatgGCACTTGAATGTCTtcatatgtttattttaaaatcGAATTTGAAGTATTCtatttattataagaaattggttacgaaaaaaaaaaaatgttctactatattatttattaatactaCAGAGGTCctctttttaaataaaattaccaTTGTGtaagtatatttatataggtacattcactattttttttccaagcCAAAGCCGTTATTTAATTATACACCATTCTagcaaataaatatgtatttatgcatgtatgcatacaattttatctttattaaaCCGATCGTATAATATCCTTATCGTGTATGGTCTGTAAATACAcatatgcaaattatatggATACATTCGAAATCTCTTCAATTTTAGATCTTAAAATGCTTATCCATTGTATACATTTTTCATAcatcataaataaaaatttaaataaaataaaacgaGAAAACGAAATATTGCaccattttattttgttagaCTACTAATATTAATGAGTATGTATATACATGCCTTAAATGTATGTGAATGCGTTTCTTTTAagcacaaaaaatataaatatttttaaaaaaacttacaaaaaatataaaacaataataaaacaaccaaaaaataaggaaaaaTACACCAGCAAAACATTGcttaaattgttttaaaaaatatattatgaaatatgctatttttaaatttgttcaATTCATGCTTATAATATCGTTTAATGATACGGTCTGAAAATCTCAACGAAAAATAATACCACAAATGggctttttttaataaaacgtTTTAGTATCATATGTAATTTATTAAGCTTGTGTTGAAAAAAATCTGCATTACGTATTTTACTTTTGTTCtcttactttttttttgtcctCACACATTgtacttatatatatataggtaAACAAGcgatatatatgtatatgcttatttttttttttttttcatttttttattttactttttttttctaatttaatTTACATGAATTATAAACATATGTCAAGTAACTAGTAAATGGATTTGGGGGGCTTCctttatacaatatttttgtaaCAGGCTGTTACAATTTCTTGCAACGATCGCTTATCTGTAtataatcatataaaatgCATGAATGCATACATTTTGTggggaaaaataaatatattatatatacatatttaatggtggaatttattaacatttaaCAAATAACAAAGgaatttatgaatatataaatgcacGCGCACACAAAAAGATCATAAGTATACACACACACaatataattcaaaaaaaaaaagacaaattaattatataattaaaaaatgaaaggcTCAAAAGGAAATACTAAAATGATGAAATGCAATGATAATATagaagataataaaaaaacgtggttaaataattttaatgaaaaagataaaGCAAATTTAAAGAATGCAGGTGgtaaaagtataaaaaatgtagcattaacatttttcaaagaacataatatttataatcgtgaaaatatagaaatattaaattatttttgtcaAGAAAAATTAGATGACAATTTAGTAAATGATGAGATAATCGAATTTTTACAAactgcattttttttatttgagtattttattaaagtaaacacttttaaaataaataaaaaagaatttattgaaaatgtttgCGAATGTTGTAaaagaatattattaaaaaatattattaaatatgaaaaagaaatattagactttttattaaaaaatttaattaattttattaacaaatattcattttcttttatttatcaatcattatataacatatacCAGTATCAAAACAAAAATTTTAGAAAGCCAAATGAATATAGATATGATAATTTAAGTTTTATTCTCAATATTGAATCTGTTATTGTAAATAACCAAACACTTTTggttaataataatgaatttatagcAGACACTTTACTTTTATTAGATGAAAATGACGAAAAATACATCAAAGAAAAATATTCTACGATTAGAGGAGTTTGTGAAGACAACAATAATTTGGACTCTAATCAAAATGGTTCTTTAAATATAGATAGACAATATAACTTCATAAGTTATGATCTTATGAGTAATGAAACCATTTCAGGGgaattagaaaaaaacaagGATAAAGAAGATGACGAATCGAACGATGAGAgtggaaaaaaaacaaaaaaacgaACACGAACAACCCAAAagggaaataaaaataatataaaaacatcaaaaaaaaaagacactatattaaaacaaataagtGATGATTTAtcaaatattcataaaataaataaaacaaatggAAATTACATTATAGACCAAGAATTTGTTTGCCTATATatgtttgtattttttaaaggttgttttgataatataaatttttatttaatagaaaaatttattgaaaattattatatgaatgaaaataaagaaaatatctATAAAGAATtgtttttattcttatttttaatatataaagacAAAATGCACAATATTGTTAATAGAATACTAACAGATACAATAAAAAGTTTAAATAATAGTGACAATATAGATATACGAATgcgaaaaaagaaaaaaaaaaataacgacGATAATTCACTAGACACAAATTGCTATGTTTCagattgtttattttattatgaattattaataaatataataacatataataatttacagtatgaaaataattatgaatattatataaacattCTTAAATTACTAAATGAAAACGatcattttcaaaatttgtttatacattcctttttttttgtttatatcaGTACAAAAGATGTTAATATAAGAAGTAtacttttaattaattttataaaatatcatTCAAAAAAGCatcacattttattaaaattacttagccaaataaaaaatattttcgcaataatatatgatataaacaataataatattatatataatattaatacatttaataaaatgtctatttCAGATTTTATGTGTTGTGGAAATAACGAGTTAAAAGTTAAATATAGCTACCTTTTTCATATCgcagaaaatattattatcgataaatatataaacttattttttaaagaaacatattatattattagtagAATTAATCTCAACTATTTTTGTCATGCTACCAATTTATACCTTTGTATATATgacaaaatttttaataaaacaataaatattatatatgaaaatgaaatGAATTTAAATGATGAGGCTTTTAGTGcgtgtaaaaaaatattaaaaccTTTTCTATTTATCTATGTAGAATTATTTGATAGTTTAacacaaaaattaaaaaaaaatatatttgatgaTAAAGTTATGTTCTCATTTTcctttataaaaaaataccttttaaaaaatatgtatgaaAGGACATACCTACAAAAAGATTTATTTGGTGTcatatatcaaatatatttttttatatacacattgaaatataaatttattaactttttgaaaatatatatagaaacaAAAAGAAACATAAAAGAAAATCTAGAGGCTTTTCTTAAACTAAAAATCGAGTATATCAAAACGAAGAAAACAGATGAATTAGAAACCGATCAAAtgaattatttgaatatgaATGAAggtgataatattaatgaaaatcTCAAAAATGACGCTgcagataataataaactaGCTTGCCTTGATCAAGAAGAATGTTCaaattccaaaaaaaatagtgataatGATATTGAAGATAATAGCAACAATGAAGATGAAGAAGACAGTAGTGATAGTGAATATAGTTATTcgtatatgtataataacaatcgaaaaaataaaaaagaaaatataaaatctcaagaaaaaaaaaaaaattcaaaaaaaaatgggaataAACAGGATGACGATAAAAaagagaataataaaaataatagtgatgaagatgaagaaataaataaaaatttggatgaatatataatgatGAATGCTGGACAAGGAAATAAGTTACCATGCAATCAAATggaaatgaacaaaattaaaataattaatttttttcaaaaaaattaccTTTTATTAAGATATTTTGATGCTAATGTGGAGCAAATATTAGAAGAGTATTGCACAGACGAAACACTCACAAAGTTTTCTTCTACTTCTTGTACATTAGAAtcaaataacaataatataaaatattataccgAAAATGGACAAATAAAGAATAACATATTGAATGGAATAAAAGATAATAGTAATAGTATAAAAAGTGGTAACTTtattggaaaaaataaacatacaACTGTAAATTCTGAAGAAAAAATAAGGTTTATTAAAAAGTTaagaatattttttgataaaaacaTACCAGTtgatgaaataataaatagtatgtttataaataataaagataatgTCTATAgcaaaattttaaaaaataatttgataataatTAAAGAGTTCAAAAATTTAAGACTGGATGTAATTTATCCTATTTTTAATGCTAGTTTAGCATTACTATTTGacgatttttattttttcattatacaaaatataaagttaGTGGTCGAGGAAAAAGAAAGATGTTTTTCTGattacaaaatatttttaaatatatcttttattttattgcaCATGTTTGCAAAAGATattaaaatagaaaaatatttagtttcgattttttatatgttaaagTTATCTCTTAACAAATTAAGGTCAATCGAAATTTTCGAACAAAATGGAAAAGAATCTGCAATGGATACTATATACAACAAAGATGAAAAAACTTTTCGAACcaacataaaatattataacctTAAAAAAGatagtaatatttttaaaaatatatcagaAGAAGAAACAGGGCAAACATCTTTAGAATCGAAAAATAAGGAAAATAGCTCATTAAATAAGATAGAAGAAAAAATGCAATTacatcaaaatattttatatattttttttaaattattgcAAAACATTTTAagacaaaataatttatattataattttaaaagtataatatatgatatattattttcagaatattcaaataaaaaaatcgtATTCTCATCTTTGAAATGTGTTATAGACAGATATAAATTGGAGGAAACATACAACTATTGTTTAACTATCTTGAATTCTATTACCGTggaaaaaaatcatatattatacaatataataaataatgataaagtACCTTTGTTAGAACCAAAAATAGGTCATACtgattcaaaaaaaaacgaaagtgatgaagataataatacaaatgtaaTAAACGACCAAAAACAGACAAATAAAAGTACAAAACAAgttaatgaaaataacacTCAAAATTATTGCcttaataaaagaaaatgtaataaaacaAGCCAAAATGATATCTCTAATAAATCCATTAATATGGGCAAAGAAAATAACCCTGAAATCGAAAATGAAACTACTGAAACGAATGAAGCAAATGAAACAAATGAGGGAAGTACAGATGGTAATGTTAATAAAGATCAGAATAATTTATTGTTAacaattttacaaaatacGAACGagttgaaaaaaattgtttctgatccaaaaaatggaaaaaatccAAAACTATCCTCTCTCTATATAAATTTacttatattgtattatgtattttcacaaaaagggaaatataaaaatcagaaaagaatatattataattgtaTAAAGACAGACATAAGCAATTgctataatattataaataaattactgtgtatcttttattataatgataACTTAAATTTGTACtatcataaatatttaaaatacttatgttttaaaatttttaagaaaatatataacttaTTTTCAATAAAAGAAGTAGATCTATATATcgattttttgaaaaaaggaaatcaaatagacaataaaatatataatgataaaaacataaatgatataatttgtttaaaaaatgaaataatatcTTTTTATGAATACATATTAAATGAggaaattgaagtatatacaaaaaaaaatggcaataaaataagtaacaaaataacaatttcTGAGAATTATAGATTTTATTTTgctaataatttaaaatgtgATCATATTGTATTAAAAAACGAtaactttatatttatgattaattcactattatttatttttaatataaaatatgacaaaataacattttataaaatcgtgtctataattttaatggaAAAACCAGAAAATcgaaattatattttagaaaaagtTATATcatcaataaaaaaatttttcaatttaagtgatatatataataatttaaaaaaaacatttaataaaaataaccaaATAAGATTACCAAATTATATTGAAAACCATTCGATGTTGTTGTATATTATTAGAACGACTATactcatatttttattaattgattataatcatttaaatAAGCAAGACATTGAAAAAGAAGACTATATAAGCTAtaattcttttaaaaatgattatatcaaaaaaaaatctataaaatattattatactcaATTAAACTTATTACTTTTCAGAGTTTTTtataacgaaaaaaatataccttattttttcaaaatattctttagtactttatattttatatcatttaaaaaaagtgatgaaaatttagtttatttttttgaaagaGTATTTGATCAtaaggaaaataataaattctCTTTTGATAAGGACGAAAAAAGTGTCGATTCAGTGATAGAGGCATTGGCTAATAAAAGGCAGGATGAAGACGCTTATTTATCGGAAAAGGGAGAAGAATTAGAAAGGGATGAAAATATTGATATAGATAGTGACGATAAAAACattaaaacaaaacaaaatgatTCTAAGAAAAACAAACAGAATAAAAATCATAATGAGAAAAAACAAtccttaaaaaataataataaaaaacgtaaaaaaaaatcttcTGAAAGTGAAAGTTCAGAAGAAATGGACgaagaaatattattagaaGATTTCAAGAAAGACtatcataaaattttaagaaataaaacacaaaaagaaaaaacaatACCAAACGATtctaatgaaaaaaaaaacactaataataaaaattgtattaacaATGATAAGGATTATAAAAAACGAGCTGCCATAATCGAAAGTTCCGAAGAAAATTCTTCAGATTCAGATGTATCatacaaaataaacataaaaaatagcaaaaagaaaaagactagtaataataaaaatgcacAAAAGAAAGATGAACAGGAGGAGGAATCCAACACAAGTTCGAGTGATGAACAAATTgcaaaagaaaataaaaatgatgatgaaaATTCTGATggtgaagaaaaaaatgaggaaaTTAAGAAACCAAAAGAGATTGAATTACAAACAGAAAATGAAATGatacaaaataatgaaaatggaTACGAACAAAACACACATCAAGAAATGGAAGATATAAGTAAAATTTATAGAAGTTACCAATTTAATGGATCATTATgcttaaaaatttttaaccattttatatttttatgtaaagGATATCATGAAGATttagaattaaaaatatacaatggAGTAGTTACACACTTAAAGGAAAACAATAGTGATAGggaaaaactaaaaaaacttttaagaaaaaattataatgattatagaaaaaatcccatcaagtataaaaaaaaattagaattGCTCAATATAATTGAGACgaaaattatt
Proteins encoded in this region:
- a CDS encoding phosphoinositide-specific phospholipase C — translated: MNLNENKSQNGFNNAIQENDDSMSLVSEGLDGSGNEDYRENEIEDYRNNRKEKYEGNNNANTHESLLKNNKDNIDSKLGFDIRNVLRHAYLPVCIEKMKEGEYVYKWNNNNIFQKKTLKFVYLDTNNYCIRWNSKKKKLKENKSLALYICDIIQILDGSESTFFKKKEEEKSLSIEIISIDRNLRITFLDIQRWKMWLFGLMYYHYKLVNKSSRERKKLKPFIYESNKLYDNYIISGLKDINVLTLSQLYIILRSLNIYINMKILYHYFSIYKNKGTINYYGFTKILEHIFSNNHISIHFNMYKNNDSNYIDKNQFINFLIDIQCEGKSEERIFKIHKKDNYPRLIQDKVEQNEIKKKEDNHAQNWNNNQVYTNQHIIKDKNEHNISENISNDNKISKNNSMIDEITNGYDLDYCEWRNLMKTLDISDNQNEHNLQCNANIELNSFMVSDHSKQYDKDYAMILNILRDKYGVYSTTNYNDKFYMNSHNKSEKKYKREIYTYEENNRKEQTNEISKEDKNKDDFYFIRTNIIYKSLNTIKKYNIPFVIINEGNHYLTQIGLVYFLLSKENSIMCPEYAKVYQNMNLPLCNYWINSSHNSYLGRKQIFSASSIEQYIYILIDGCRCVEFDCYYFNKNIVVYHGLYGYKLTSSILFCDTLIACKMFGFSTSPYPIILSLEIHCKDKHKNLIAKILIYILGNQLYIPKTKDEINNITPNNCRNKFLVKYKHFDNNYTSSFYSIFEGLKNVMYDELGYFSDIINEQEDIDVDEPKEYQIIEKKNEKYNKISIENQNMEPEDRVNNYIEQNNSKNTSYKNNQVQKTNKNSDQNNLCGNENVSQRDRHEVDSNYSSSSSSNCLYENNTIHKTQIDEKYRKNDNCSNNNSGFNNSSVPNNTNTSDSITNCGKNMSETAHMSKEEYKKKQDNEKYKNNILNKCSCLKGYVFRNFQENRTYNEICSISENKFIKLIKKNEDDVIKYNQKTLTRVYPSGTRLASTNFNPLIFWSAGIQFVALNYQYNGLSMLLNKGRFLENGGKHSGYILKPELLRFNKKHDYNVLSLNIQILSLHQINLLFSIKNKYQEKKLKKELFKMDMIQRIQTHKKISNKRKKFKYLQKLEREKKSPLLSDIQSDDSKKKKKISNETLLKKFKDNDNDVNYIHKKFANIEKEYEDMLTEYKSFLLCSTLSHSSSFNSCSSVTTTSNNTTDSNKKVSSKSKKKNFYQAFLELKKANNLFFYLYVTISIHGYNEQKCYFKTEIAKVNFYDINYCWSKPSNFQMKIVHPSLALIVFELKSYDTVKSDIIACACFPVKCLREGIRFVPLCDKHLKDIKGSGILVNLKFDKITENI